One Chelonoidis abingdonii isolate Lonesome George chromosome 17, CheloAbing_2.0, whole genome shotgun sequence DNA segment encodes these proteins:
- the GPHA2 gene encoding glycoprotein hormone alpha-2, with amino-acid sequence MLEYKVIGPGCHLHPFDVTIKSDHRGTCRGTHVVQACVGYCESSAFPSKYSVLLASSFKHNVTSVSQCCTISKMQKIKVRLHCGAIHREEIEIFTAKSCQCDMCRLSRY; translated from the exons ATGCTGGAGTACAAGGTCATCGGGCCTGGCTGCCATCTGCACC caTTTGATGTAACCATCAAAAGCGACCACCGTGGGACCTGCCGTGGGACCCATGTGGTCCAGGCCTGTGTGGGCTACTGTGAATCCAGCGCCTTCCCCTCCAAGTACTCCGTCCTGCTGGCCAGCAGCTTCAAACACAACGTCACCTCTGTGTCCCAGTGCTGCACCATCAGCAAGATGcagaag ATCAAAGTCCGCCTGCATTGCGGGGCCATCCACCGTGAAGAGATAGAGATCTTCACCGCCAAGAGCTGCCAGTGCGACATGTGCCGTCTCTCCCGATACTGA